Proteins from a genomic interval of Pirellulales bacterium:
- a CDS encoding Gfo/Idh/MocA family oxidoreductase has product MSRISRRGFLQASTGAALATAAGATLGQPRAARAVSANDKIVLGVIGLRGRGSALAPDFAKRPDCEVAYVCDCDTQWLGPRAAAVEAAQGRAPKQEQDFRRVLDDKSVDAVVLATPDHWHALGTILACQAGKDVYVEKPASHSPWEGRKMVEAARKYQRIVQLGTQNRSAPYNHSAKEYLDSGKLGRIHYVKVFNQKSWSNVQPVDDSAVPSTLDYDLWCGPAPQLNFNANYVNAWNHFWRYSGGDIINDGVHQMDLARWMIDRDYPKSVYSIGGRYDEPGALETPDTQTAIFEYDHLILAFELTLYTPYMIKSDMELRNSQELYPYWPQNAERIEIYGSEGLMYLGRHGCGWQVYGRQQKRQPQVVAQDNGPFPDPEHKENFCQSIRSRELPSADIEKGHKSTLLCQLANVSLRLGGEKLVVDPQTETCVGNDRANALLKREYRSPWIVPETV; this is encoded by the coding sequence ATGAGTCGCATCTCGCGTCGCGGGTTCTTGCAAGCATCGACCGGGGCGGCCCTTGCCACTGCCGCCGGCGCCACGCTCGGGCAGCCGCGGGCCGCACGCGCCGTTTCGGCCAATGACAAGATCGTGCTCGGCGTGATCGGCCTGCGGGGACGCGGCAGCGCGCTGGCGCCCGATTTCGCCAAGCGGCCCGACTGCGAAGTGGCCTACGTCTGCGATTGCGACACCCAATGGCTCGGCCCGCGCGCCGCGGCGGTCGAGGCGGCACAAGGCCGGGCGCCGAAGCAGGAACAAGACTTCCGCCGGGTGCTCGACGACAAATCGGTCGACGCGGTCGTGCTGGCCACGCCCGACCATTGGCACGCGCTCGGCACGATCCTCGCCTGCCAGGCGGGCAAAGACGTCTACGTCGAAAAGCCCGCGAGCCATTCGCCCTGGGAAGGGCGCAAGATGGTCGAAGCGGCGCGCAAATACCAGCGCATCGTGCAGCTCGGCACGCAGAACCGCAGCGCCCCTTACAACCACAGCGCCAAGGAATACCTCGACTCGGGCAAGCTCGGGCGCATTCACTACGTCAAGGTCTTCAATCAAAAGTCGTGGTCCAATGTGCAGCCGGTCGACGACTCGGCGGTCCCCTCGACGCTCGACTATGACCTCTGGTGCGGCCCGGCGCCGCAGCTCAATTTCAACGCCAACTACGTCAACGCCTGGAACCACTTCTGGCGCTACTCGGGCGGTGACATCATCAACGACGGCGTGCACCAGATGGACCTGGCACGGTGGATGATTGACCGCGATTACCCGAAAAGCGTCTACTCGATCGGCGGGCGGTATGACGAGCCCGGTGCGCTCGAAACGCCCGACACGCAGACGGCGATCTTCGAATACGACCACTTGATCCTGGCGTTCGAGCTGACGCTGTACACGCCCTACATGATCAAGAGCGACATGGAATTGCGCAACAGCCAGGAGCTGTACCCCTACTGGCCGCAAAACGCCGAACGGATCGAGATCTACGGCAGCGAAGGACTCATGTACCTGGGCCGGCACGGGTGCGGCTGGCAGGTCTACGGCCGGCAACAGAAACGTCAGCCACAGGTCGTGGCCCAAGACAACGGGCCCTTCCCCGACCCGGAGCACAAGGAGAATTTCTGCCAGTCGATCCGCTCCCGCGAGCTGCCCAGCGCCGATATTGAAAAAGGGCACAAGAGCACGCTGCTGTGCCAGTTGGCCAACGTCAGCTTGCGGCTCGGCGGCGAAAAGCTGGTGGTCGATCCCCAGACGGAGACCTGCGTCGGCAACGACCGGGCCAACGCCCTGCTGAAGCGCGAATATCGCTCGCCGTGGATCGTGCCGGAGACCGTGTAG
- a CDS encoding serine/threonine protein kinase, whose translation MSLDTRGDRLCDQFEAAWKSGSRPRVEDFLPLGDDQRAALLRELVALDCAYRRGAGETPLLAEYLARFPDDQVVLADGWDELCATVDPRRSADRSNLTPLRVRCPHCRESLDVVVDQSLRDLACPACANHFNLLGDAAGPELAPGAMIGHFRLVRPLGAGRFGQVWLAHDTQLDRQVAIKVPRRGLLTGDDAERFLREARAAAQLHHPGIVGVHEVGRDGAQVYIVSDYVDGPTLAERIEQRPPSVREGAHLASQLADVLHAAHQAGIVHRDVKPSNVLVDATGAPHVTDFGLAQRDAGEVTVTVEGQVFGTPAYMSPEQARGAGGTADARADVYSIGVVLYQMLTGSLPFQGNVRMQLYQVLHEEPRPPRQLNDRVLRDLECICLKAMAKEPHWRYATAHELAEDLRRFLRGEPVLARPSGWARRALLWARRPRRIVEAGWTMLVVTALQTMLALVGVVAFAGGLTTAGVRRDIALGMLAVIAVFYVPCFVLGLLTIRGSRPALWIGAGYQVLSAAIAVLHLVGVLSFYNVLVGPSDRGELLRHWVAYSAMALIAAGYYGVAMIADVASRQASPRDRGGAASS comes from the coding sequence ATGAGCCTCGACACGCGCGGCGACCGGCTGTGCGATCAATTCGAGGCCGCCTGGAAGTCGGGCTCCAGGCCGCGGGTCGAAGACTTTCTGCCGCTCGGCGACGATCAGCGCGCGGCCCTGCTGCGGGAACTGGTCGCGCTCGATTGCGCCTACCGTCGCGGCGCGGGCGAGACGCCGCTGTTGGCCGAATACCTGGCGCGGTTTCCCGACGACCAGGTGGTGCTCGCGGATGGTTGGGACGAGCTTTGCGCAACGGTCGATCCGCGTCGTAGTGCCGACCGATCGAACCTTACGCCGCTGCGCGTCCGCTGTCCGCATTGCCGCGAGTCGCTCGACGTGGTGGTGGACCAATCGTTGCGCGACCTGGCTTGCCCCGCGTGCGCGAATCACTTCAATCTGCTGGGCGACGCGGCCGGGCCAGAACTGGCACCCGGCGCGATGATCGGTCATTTTCGGCTGGTGCGCCCGCTCGGTGCCGGGCGCTTTGGCCAGGTGTGGCTCGCGCACGATACGCAGCTCGACCGGCAGGTGGCGATCAAGGTTCCCCGGCGCGGGCTGCTCACCGGCGACGACGCCGAGAGGTTTCTGCGCGAGGCCCGCGCCGCCGCCCAATTACACCATCCGGGCATCGTCGGCGTGCACGAAGTGGGCCGCGATGGTGCCCAGGTTTACATCGTCAGCGACTATGTCGACGGGCCAACGCTGGCCGAGCGAATCGAGCAGCGTCCGCCGAGCGTCCGCGAGGGCGCGCACCTGGCCAGCCAATTGGCCGACGTGTTGCACGCCGCGCATCAGGCCGGCATCGTCCACCGCGACGTCAAGCCGTCGAACGTGCTGGTCGACGCGACGGGCGCGCCGCACGTGACCGACTTTGGTCTGGCGCAGCGCGACGCGGGCGAAGTGACCGTGACCGTCGAAGGTCAGGTATTCGGCACGCCGGCGTATATGTCGCCCGAGCAGGCCCGCGGCGCCGGCGGAACGGCCGATGCCCGTGCGGACGTCTACTCGATCGGCGTGGTGCTGTACCAGATGCTCACCGGATCGCTGCCCTTTCAGGGCAACGTACGGATGCAGTTGTACCAGGTGCTGCACGAGGAACCGCGGCCGCCCCGGCAGCTCAACGACCGCGTGCTCCGCGACCTGGAATGCATTTGCCTGAAGGCCATGGCCAAGGAGCCGCACTGGCGCTATGCCACGGCGCACGAGCTGGCCGAGGACCTGCGGCGCTTTCTGCGCGGAGAGCCCGTGCTGGCCCGACCCTCGGGTTGGGCGCGGCGCGCGCTGCTATGGGCCCGACGGCCGCGGCGCATCGTCGAGGCCGGCTGGACGATGCTCGTGGTCACCGCGCTGCAAACGATGCTCGCGCTCGTCGGCGTCGTGGCCTTTGCCGGTGGACTGACCACAGCGGGCGTGCGCCGCGACATCGCCTTGGGCATGTTGGCCGTGATCGCCGTATTTTACGTACCGTGTTTTGTCCTGGGGTTGCTGACGATTCGCGGGTCGCGGCCGGCGTTGTGGATCGGGGCCGGCTATCAGGTGCTCTCCGCCGCGATCGCCGTGCTGCACCTGGTGGGCGTGCTCAGCTTCTATAATGTGCTCGTCGGCCCCTCCGACCGGGGCGAATTGCTGCGCCATTGGGTGGCCTACTCGGCCATGGCCCTGATCGCGGCAGGTTATTATGGCGTGGCCATGATTGCCGACGTAGCGTCGCGCCAGGCGAGTCCGCGCGACCGCGGCGGCGCTGCATCAAGTTGA
- a CDS encoding alpha/beta hydrolase codes for MLELRGWGVCCVLLLGSLPGWARADEEGEIEPVPYQVIEDVVYGNKDGLGLTLDVLTPERNPKGLGLVLVASGSWHSDKSNVMAENTKRRTGEHWVQGLLQGGYTLFVVRHGSAPRYFVPEMVDDIRRSVRFVRHHAARYGVAPDRLAITSGSSGGHLSLMVGLTGDDGRPDDPDEIERESSRTQAIVAWFPPTDLVNFGRDEGYKTIEKLRPKLFQEMFGKIEDLPAQLRSISPIEQISPDDPPVLLLHGDKDLTVPLQQSKVFAEKYAAAGREVKLIVHPGGGHSWWPGIMQDYPAVWQWLDEHLQPAPASP; via the coding sequence GTGCTCGAGTTGCGTGGTTGGGGAGTGTGCTGTGTGTTGTTGCTGGGGAGCCTGCCGGGCTGGGCGCGTGCCGACGAGGAAGGCGAAATCGAGCCGGTGCCCTACCAGGTCATCGAAGACGTCGTCTACGGCAACAAGGATGGCCTGGGCCTGACGCTCGACGTGCTGACGCCCGAGCGAAACCCCAAGGGATTGGGCCTGGTCCTCGTCGCCAGCGGCAGTTGGCACTCGGACAAATCGAACGTCATGGCCGAGAACACCAAGCGCCGCACGGGCGAGCACTGGGTGCAAGGTCTGCTGCAAGGCGGCTACACGTTGTTCGTCGTCCGGCATGGCAGCGCCCCGCGCTATTTCGTGCCCGAGATGGTCGACGACATTCGCCGCAGCGTGCGGTTCGTGCGCCATCATGCGGCCCGGTATGGCGTTGCGCCCGATCGGCTGGCGATTACGAGCGGTTCGTCCGGCGGGCACTTGTCGCTGATGGTCGGGCTCACCGGCGACGACGGCCGCCCGGACGATCCCGACGAAATCGAGCGGGAAAGCAGCCGCACGCAGGCCATCGTCGCCTGGTTTCCGCCGACCGACCTGGTGAACTTCGGCCGCGACGAAGGCTACAAGACGATCGAAAAGCTGCGTCCGAAATTGTTCCAGGAGATGTTCGGCAAGATCGAAGACCTGCCGGCGCAGTTGCGGTCCATTTCGCCGATCGAGCAGATTTCGCCCGACGATCCTCCGGTGCTGTTGTTGCACGGCGACAAGGACCTGACGGTGCCCTTGCAGCAGTCGAAGGTGTTTGCGGAGAAATACGCCGCGGCCGGGCGCGAGGTGAAATTGATCGTGCATCCCGGCGGCGGGCACTCCTGGTGGCCCGGCATCATGCAGGACTATCCCGCGGTCTGGCAGTGGCTCGACGAGCATCTGCAGCCGGCACCGGCCAGCCCCTAG